Proteins co-encoded in one Daphnia carinata strain CSIRO-1 chromosome 3, CSIRO_AGI_Dcar_HiC_V3, whole genome shotgun sequence genomic window:
- the LOC130693154 gene encoding serine/threonine-protein kinase/endoribonuclease IRE1-like has translation MESSREIGDTGITYSKNAVLGTGFFGDVYCGCFNGENVAVKKILKRSEKDVRECNLQIKLDHENVLAIRKVAEDEDFRYIVLELCAGTLGEVIEKTYKGPDLPPDQVVLYEIADGLDYIHGKKLVHRDVKPDNILISMSGQMKLSDFGLSKKISTRNTCSMSGLKGTLLWMAPELRSNNEPNKATPKCDIFPCGCVFFVFLTRKNGGIHPFGDKNGDHIEVQQNIRDGTPVNLDVLRGDHFAADVIRKMIKKDPSVRIALEEVKRSFQELERKTYPFLRFCWNQVTNWNLNPSNLSKSKKSNNANDLSNSRYPSNSSNRSDFSNPSNPSNPNDSINPNDPSNHSNSSNHSNSSNLSNTCHPGNLSVHSKSR, from the exons ATGGAGTCGTCGAGAGAAATCGGCGATACGGGTATTACTTACTCGAAAAACGCTGTGCTAGGTACAGGCTTTTTTGGGGATGTTTATTGTGGTTGTTTCAACGGCGAAAATgttgctgtaaaaaaaatattaaagcgTTCGGAAAAAGATGTCCGCGAATGCAATCTGCAAATTAAACTTGATCACGAGAACGTTTTGGCCATTCGTAAAGTGGCAGAAGATGAAGATTTTCG GTATATCGTGCTGGAACTTTGTGCGGGAACCCTTGGAGAAGTCATTGAGAAAACGTACAAAGGCCCAGACTTGCCGCCTGACCAAGTTGTTCTGTACGAAATCGCAGATGGCCTTGATTACATCCACGGAAAGAAACTTGTCCATCGCGATGTTAAACCTGATAAcattttaatttccatgtCTGGTCAAATGAAATTATCGGATTTCGGattaagcaaaaaaatcaGCACACGGAACACGTGCTCGATGAGTGGACTTAAAGGAACCCTTTTATGGATGGCACCAGAGCTGAGGAGTAATAACGAACCCAATAAAGCAACGCCTAAATGTgacatcttcccgtgtggttgcgtcttttttgttttccttacgcGTAAAAATGGTGGTATTCATCCGTTTGGCGACAAGAATGGCGATCACATCGAAGTACAACAGAATATCCGTGATGGTACACCAGTTAACCTGGATG TATTAAGAGGTGATCATTTTGCTGCTGATGTCATtcgaaaaatgataaaaaaagatCCGTCGGTTAGAATCGCTTTGGAAGAGGTTAAACGCTCGTTTCAAGAACTCGAGAGAAAAACGTATCCATTCCTCCGTTTCTGCTGGAATCAAGTTACCAACTG GAACCT AAACCCCAGCAACCTAAGTAAATCCAAGAAATCCAACAACGCGAATGACTTAAGCAATTCCCGCTACCCCAGCAATTCCAGCAACCGCAGCGACTTCAGCAATCCCAGCAACCCAAGCAACCCCAACGACTCCATCAACCCCAACGACCCCAGCAACCATAGCAATTCCAGCAACCATAGCAATTCCAGCAACCTCAGCAACACGTGCCACCCCGGCAACCTCAGCGTTCACAGTAAATCCCGATAG
- the LOC130693149 gene encoding ubiquitin-conjugating enzyme E2 R2-like, whose translation MAAQPSSSAVRALALEYKSIQEEPVEGFRVKLMNEDVLFDWEVAIFGPPDTLYQGGYFKAQLKFPPDYPYSPPSMRFLTKVWHPNVYENGDLCISILHPPVDDPQSGELPCERWNPTQNVRTILLSVISLFNEPNTFSPANVDASVMYRRWKDSKGKDAEYANIIKKQVAGSRAEADKDNVVVPLTLEDYCIKSKPPVTESLDMNDFYDDCYDLDDEDSDYVDQDDDADGADDSGNENA comes from the exons ATGGCTGCCCAGCCCAGCAGTAGCGCTGTCAGGGCCCTGGCCTTGGAGTACAAGAGCATTCAGGAAGAGCCTGTTGAAGGATTCAGAGTCAAATTGATGAACGAAGATGTGCTTTTTGACTGGGAAGTGGCCATTTTTGGCCCACCAGATACCCTCTACCAAGGAGGTTACTTCAAG gCTCAGCTCAAGTTCCCACCCGATTACCCTTACTCACCTCCCTCGATGAGATTTTTGACCAAAGTCTGGCACCCAAATGTTTATGAG AATGGAGATTTGTGCATTTCTATCCTTCACCCCCCGGTAGATGACCCTCAAAGTGGAGAGCTCCCCTGCGAAAGGTGGAACCCTACTCAGAATGTTAG AACAATATTGCTCTCGGTGATATCTCTATTTAACGAGCCCAACACATTCAGTCCGGCCAACGTTGATGCCTCGGTCATGTACCGCAGATGGAAGGACTCGAAAGGCAAAGATGCCGAGTATGCCAATATCATCAAGAAACAG GTGGCCGGTTCCCGAGCAGAGGCAGATAAAGACAATGTAGTGGTCCCGCTGACCCTAGAGGATTACTGCATCAAGTCCAAACCTCCAG TGACGGAATCTCTGGATATGAATGATTTTTACGACGACTGCTACGATCTGGATGACGAGGATTCCGACTATGTCGATCAGGACGACGATGCCGATGGAGCTGACGATAGCGGAAACGAGAACGCTTAA
- the LOC130693143 gene encoding uncharacterized protein LOC130693143 has protein sequence MAMEGKLEFTKQMRKATREIHDISDALVNAKLGIAMSDNSIWAEGLLCFYEIFKFLEQALDRLSHTLLSELDIKGMRRTKAFEEDLCFYYGAQWLENIYQPNGAVTAYIDYLTCLERDNPYMLAAYIYHLFMGLFSGGQILRKKRSLEASLKFQSTSANNHQQPGESVTDFGDIPIFKLKKQMVDAMELIAAQLGEEDKWKLIEESKTVFRMNNKIIRTISTNRIVLKKFCNFALIVVPTVAAIYFGYKMISNIGNS, from the exons ATGGCAATGGAAGGAAAACTCGAATTTACGAAGCAAATGCGAAAAGCAACCAGGGAGATCCATGATATTAGTGATGCCCTAGTTAATGCAAAACTTGGAATAG CAATGAGTGACAACTCAATTTGGGCTGAGGGGCTATTGTGCTTTTATGAAATTTTCAAGTTCCTTGAACAAGCCTTAGATCGTCTCAGCCATACACTGCTCAGTGAATTGGATATAAAAGGGATGAGAAGAACCAAAGCATTTGAAGAAGACCTGTGTTTCTATTATGGAGCACAATGGCTTGAAAACATCTATCAGCCAAATGGCGCAGTCACTGCCTATATTGACTATCTAACCTGCCTAGAAAGAGATAACCCTTACATGTTAGCTGCCTACATTTATCACTTGTTTATGGGCCTTTTTTCCGGCGGACAAATCCTGCGCAAGAAGCGATCTCTAGAAGCTAGTTTAAAATTCCAATCAACCAGTGCCAATAACCATCAGCAACCAGGTGAATCCGTCACAGATTTTGGGGATATTCCGATTTTCAAACTGAAGAAACAAATGGTTGACGCCATGGAACTTATTGCGGCTCAACTCGGAGAAGAAGACAAGTGGAAATTGATTGAAGAAAGTAAGACCGTTTTTAGAATGAATAACAAGATAATAAGGACCATCAGCACAAATCGTATAGTTTTAAAGAAGTTCTGCAACTTTGCTTTAATAGTTGTTCCTACAGTTGCGGCCATCTATTTTGGCTACAAGATGATTAGCAATATTGGTAACAGTTAG
- the LOC130693141 gene encoding syntaxin-18-like translates to MMDITSLFKASIKTVRTRNKALGLNSKPEDPNRIFPRPSKDLTKFQTKAKEIVSNVAKLKEFLTENRKAYLDTSVQLFNQVPKLSQADRAEFDHTTQLIIKTSNQYLQELKRENATHSHANSQTKEHRTIVINSIEQYFKSVCKTYSELKELYSKRQHELNKVTKLEGDGMTGFRKSSLGLESPSDSPRIYSSYDDDHQKADEEKINFTVAEVQLFEKENSLLFNELNSLTEEVNQIQGRVVKIAELQQVLTEKVLDQEKDIERIATTTVSATENIREGNEQLRQALQSNSGFRIAILFFILVLFFSILFLDWYND, encoded by the coding sequence ATGATGGATATAACGTCGCTATTCAAAGCATCAATCAAGACAGTCCGGACACGCAATAAAGCTCTGGGATTAAACAGCAAACCCGAGGACCCAAACCGTATATTTCCACGGCCGTCGAAAGACTTAACCAAGTTCCAGACAAAAGCGAAGGAGATTGTCTCCAATGTAGCCAAGCTAAAGGAGTTTTTGACAGAGAATCGTAAGGCATACCTAGACACAAGTGTCCAACTTTTCAATCAAGTTCCCAAATTAAGTCAAGCAGATCGTGCAGAATTTGATCACACCACTCAACTTATTATAAAAACAAGCAATCAATATTTACAAGaactaaagagagaaaatgctACTCATAGTCATGCTAATAGTCAGACAAAAGAGCACCGCACAATTGTTATTAACAGCATTGAGCAATACTTCAAATCAGTATGTAAAACTTACAGCGAGTTGAAGGAGTTGTACTCAAAGCGACAACATGAACTTAATAAAGTCACAAAGCTTGAGGGAGATGGCATGACAGGTTTCAGAAAATCCAGCTTAGGACTTGAAAGTCCCAGTGACAGCCCAAGGATCTACTCCAGCTACGATGATGATCACCAAAAAgctgatgaagaaaaaataaattttactgTAGCTGAAGTTCAATtgtttgaaaaggaaaattcgCTTTTGTTCAACGAACTCAATAGTCTAACTGAAGAAGTCAATCAGATTCAAGGACGTGTTGTCAAGATTGCCGAGTTACAGCAAGTTTTAACAGAAAAAGTCCTCGATCAAGAAAAGGACATTGAACGTATCGCCACCACTACCGTCTCAGCTACTGAAAATATTCGTGAGGGTAACGAACAACTTCGACAAGCTCTTCAAAGTAACTCTGGCTTCCGAATCGCCATCCTCTTCTTTATTCTTGTCCTTTTCTTCTCCATTCTTTTCCTCGATTGGTATAATGATTGA